One Acinetobacter colistiniresistens DNA segment encodes these proteins:
- a CDS encoding sterol desaturase family protein, giving the protein MIKGFIAGLAVANAFEWFAHKYILHGVHRSGQPRYSPVPKSMESHWAHHREVRKQQFSDDCYVEGVEHWRTRNEIMSLAVVAGVASVAFYPFSKGMSLAALYSAGNYYYVHRRAHLEPDWAKRTIPWHYDHHMNSNQDANWCVTRPWFDYVMGTRVVSSADLKEANPLGIPLPAALSKALTQAVEAVFPVKWVEQKPKLVEAPSVTTPPKEAQESVA; this is encoded by the coding sequence ATGATCAAGGGTTTTATTGCAGGTTTGGCAGTTGCCAATGCATTTGAATGGTTTGCACATAAATATATTTTGCACGGGGTACATCGCTCTGGGCAGCCGCGTTATAGCCCTGTGCCAAAGAGCATGGAGTCACATTGGGCGCATCATCGGGAAGTACGTAAACAGCAGTTTTCGGATGATTGCTATGTGGAAGGGGTCGAGCATTGGCGGACCCGTAATGAAATCATGTCATTGGCGGTGGTGGCAGGGGTAGCCAGTGTGGCGTTTTATCCTTTCTCGAAAGGTATGTCTTTGGCGGCGTTGTATAGTGCAGGCAATTATTATTATGTACATCGTCGTGCGCATCTGGAACCTGATTGGGCCAAACGCACCATTCCTTGGCATTATGACCATCATATGAACTCCAATCAGGATGCCAACTGGTGTGTAACCCGTCCATGGTTTGATTATGTGATGGGGACACGTGTGGTGTCTTCGGCCGATTTAAAAGAGGCCAATCCACTGGGTATCCCCTTACCAGCAGCATTGTCTAAAGCACTGACCCAAGCGGTGGAAGCCGTTTTTCCAGTAAAATGGGTAGAACAAAAGCCAAAATTGGTCGAGGCGCCGAGCGTGACAACACCGCCGAAGGAAGCACAAGAATCAGTCGCCTGA
- the hisF gene encoding imidazole glycerol phosphate synthase subunit HisF codes for MLAKRIIPCLDVDNGRVVKGVQFLDIRDAGDPVEVARRYNEQGADEITFLDITATHHGRDTTYRTVERMAESVFVPLTVGGGVRKVEDIRLLLNAGADKVSINSAAVFTPEFVQEASQRFGAQCIVVAIDAKKTGEDKWEIFTHGGRKPTGIDAIEWAVKMADFGAGELLITSMDADGTKAGYDLALMRQINDRVNIPTIASGGVGNLQHLADGILKGGADAVLAASIFHFGQHTIPEAKQYLAAQGIEMRL; via the coding sequence ATGCTCGCAAAACGTATTATCCCTTGCTTAGATGTTGATAATGGTCGAGTCGTCAAAGGCGTTCAATTCCTTGATATTCGTGACGCAGGCGACCCTGTCGAAGTGGCGCGTCGATATAACGAACAAGGTGCCGATGAAATTACCTTTTTAGATATTACTGCTACCCATCATGGACGCGACACCACATATCGCACAGTAGAACGTATGGCAGAAAGCGTTTTCGTGCCATTAACCGTCGGTGGTGGTGTCCGTAAAGTTGAAGATATCCGTTTATTACTCAATGCTGGTGCCGATAAAGTCAGTATCAATTCGGCAGCGGTGTTTACCCCAGAGTTTGTGCAGGAAGCTTCACAACGTTTTGGCGCACAATGTATCGTCGTGGCGATTGATGCCAAAAAAACGGGCGAAGACAAGTGGGAAATTTTTACCCACGGTGGTCGTAAGCCAACAGGCATCGATGCGATTGAATGGGCAGTAAAAATGGCCGACTTCGGTGCAGGTGAGTTGCTGATTACCAGTATGGATGCCGATGGTACCAAAGCGGGCTATGACCTTGCCTTGATGCGTCAGATCAACGATCGCGTCAATATTCCAACTATTGCCTCAGGCGGTGTCGGAAATTTACAGCATTTGGCGGACGGCATCTTAAAAGGTGGCGCAGATGCGGTATTGGCAGCATCTATTTTCCACTTTGGTCAACATACCATTCCAGAAGCAAAACAATATCTGGCTGCACAAGGCATTGAAATGCGTCTTTAA
- a CDS encoding AraC family transcriptional regulator, with protein MSQLKNYTGSVFGGLGHLLKAYCEAKNIVIPEQLQQVQNQERFDYVIWRDLLENLNQHHPKVGLGLEIAEYVQPKHLGIIAYLALSCENLGEALARYHDFHRLIYDGSPLVVEFSHPYGSIRWEAPELHPTQLTDEIAIALMVQFLKLFMSGDRIHLHEVHFVNAAPKNMSVYEQYFHCKVRFEQPKTQLLIPISEAFKPLRTGDHTLQQLLLQQAQALLDKLPNSTQLDQRLQHAILTGLQKNQYQLDFIAEKLGLSVRQLQRHLQQQHSTFQERVQQVRFMLATEYLKDPHLSLQEIALLLCYSEQSAFQRAFKIWTGQTPQQWRNNNTTYNS; from the coding sequence ATGTCTCAACTCAAGAACTATACTGGCTCTGTTTTTGGGGGGTTGGGGCATTTATTAAAAGCCTATTGCGAGGCAAAAAACATTGTGATTCCTGAACAATTACAACAGGTTCAGAATCAGGAACGCTTTGATTACGTGATCTGGCGTGACCTGCTCGAAAACCTGAACCAGCACCATCCAAAAGTTGGTTTAGGCCTAGAAATCGCAGAATATGTACAACCCAAACATTTGGGGATCATTGCCTATCTGGCCCTGTCCTGTGAAAATCTAGGCGAAGCGTTGGCGCGTTATCATGATTTTCATCGCCTGATTTATGATGGCAGCCCGCTGGTGGTCGAGTTTAGTCATCCCTATGGCTCTATCCGCTGGGAAGCACCTGAACTACATCCGACCCAATTGACCGATGAAATTGCAATTGCACTAATGGTGCAGTTTCTTAAACTGTTTATGTCAGGTGACCGAATTCATCTACATGAAGTCCATTTTGTGAATGCCGCGCCTAAAAACATGAGCGTCTATGAACAATATTTCCACTGTAAAGTCCGTTTTGAACAGCCGAAAACCCAATTATTAATCCCCATCAGTGAGGCGTTTAAACCCTTACGTACAGGCGATCATACCTTACAACAACTGCTCTTACAGCAAGCCCAGGCCTTGCTGGACAAGCTGCCGAATTCCACCCAACTGGATCAACGCCTGCAACATGCAATTTTGACTGGACTACAAAAAAACCAATATCAACTCGATTTTATCGCTGAAAAACTCGGCCTGTCCGTGCGTCAGTTACAGCGTCATTTACAGCAACAACACAGCACCTTTCAGGAAAGGGTACAGCAAGTACGCTTTATGCTGGCGACTGAATATTTGAAAGATCCTCATCTGAGTTTGCAAGAAATCGCGCTACTGCTCTGCTATTCTGAACAGAGTGCTTTTCAACGTGCTTTTAAGATTTGGACGGGACAAACCCCGCAACAGTGGCGAAACAACAACACAACTTACAATTCTTAA
- the aqpZ gene encoding aquaporin Z → MNKYLAEFLGTFWLVFGGCGSAVLAAAFPELGIGFLGVAFAFGLTVLTGAYAFGHISGAHFNPAVSVGLWVGGRLDAKDLVPYIISQVIGATFAAFVLYIIVQGQAGFAGTGGFATNGYGELSPNHFSIASAFLIEVVLTAVFLIIILLSTHKNAPAGFAPIAIGLTLTVIHLISIPVTNTSVNPARSTGVAFFAETAALGQLWLFWVAPIIGAIIGAVIYKVVSSEKN, encoded by the coding sequence ATGAACAAATATTTAGCAGAATTTCTCGGAACCTTTTGGCTTGTTTTCGGTGGTTGTGGTAGTGCTGTACTTGCAGCTGCATTTCCAGAACTTGGGATTGGCTTCTTAGGTGTTGCATTTGCGTTTGGTTTAACTGTTTTAACCGGTGCTTATGCATTCGGTCATATTTCTGGAGCACATTTTAACCCAGCCGTCAGTGTCGGTTTATGGGTCGGTGGGCGTTTAGATGCCAAAGACTTGGTTCCATATATTATTTCTCAAGTCATTGGCGCAACTTTTGCAGCATTCGTGCTGTACATTATTGTACAAGGCCAAGCTGGCTTCGCAGGGACAGGTGGTTTTGCAACCAACGGTTATGGCGAACTCTCTCCAAACCATTTCTCTATCGCATCTGCGTTCCTGATTGAAGTGGTACTGACCGCGGTATTCTTAATCATTATCTTATTATCTACGCATAAAAATGCACCTGCTGGCTTTGCTCCAATCGCGATTGGTTTGACGCTCACGGTGATCCATTTGATCAGTATTCCAGTGACCAATACCTCGGTCAACCCAGCGCGTAGTACAGGTGTGGCTTTCTTTGCTGAAACCGCTGCTCTCGGTCAACTTTGGTTGTTCTGGGTTGCGCCAATTATTGGTGCCATCATTGGTGCAGTGATCTATAAAGTGGTAAGTAGCGAGAAAAACTAA
- a CDS encoding homoserine kinase has protein sequence MSVYTPLSLEEVQAFAEPYGLAVIDLIPIQGGIQNTNYFLVDQSQKHYVLTVFEELDAEGAGELVPVLDCLGQAGVPVAVPLKHSAQAIHTIADKPAQIAPRLMGEHPEDASLVQIQAIAQAQAKLHLALQDFPLERDFNRNHQYWSEVATQLKPQMNAQDQALLAQVFQQFAQITQQHPDRPTGFIHSDLFRDNTLFEGDQLQGILDFYELNQDEWLFDIAISINDFCTAYPQAHLDQAKADAFLSAYQRIRQLTADELACLNIFLAMAACRFWSMRLQVAQKNAEQGRTGDDILQKDPLQMRMMLQDRLQRITV, from the coding sequence ATGTCGGTTTATACCCCGTTGAGTTTAGAAGAAGTTCAAGCCTTTGCTGAGCCGTATGGTTTAGCGGTGATTGACCTGATTCCAATCCAAGGCGGTATTCAAAACACCAATTATTTTTTGGTGGATCAATCACAGAAACACTATGTTTTAACGGTTTTTGAAGAATTAGATGCTGAAGGTGCGGGTGAACTGGTACCTGTACTGGATTGTTTGGGTCAGGCAGGTGTGCCTGTGGCGGTGCCGTTAAAGCATAGTGCTCAGGCCATTCATACTATTGCCGATAAGCCTGCGCAAATTGCACCACGCTTGATGGGTGAGCATCCTGAAGATGCCAGCCTTGTTCAAATTCAGGCGATTGCACAGGCGCAGGCAAAATTGCATTTGGCTTTGCAGGACTTTCCTTTAGAACGTGATTTTAATCGTAATCACCAGTACTGGTCAGAGGTTGCAACACAGCTCAAGCCGCAAATGAATGCGCAAGATCAGGCGCTATTGGCACAGGTGTTCCAGCAGTTTGCACAGATCACGCAACAGCATCCTGATCGTCCGACGGGTTTTATTCATTCGGATTTATTCAGAGATAACACCTTGTTTGAAGGCGATCAACTACAAGGTATTCTTGATTTTTATGAATTAAATCAGGATGAATGGTTGTTTGATATTGCGATCAGTATCAATGACTTCTGTACGGCCTATCCGCAAGCCCATTTAGATCAGGCCAAGGCAGATGCTTTTCTCTCGGCTTATCAACGCATTCGTCAGCTCACCGCTGATGAGCTGGCCTGTTTAAACATTTTCTTGGCGATGGCGGCGTGCCGTTTCTGGAGCATGCGTTTACAAGTGGCACAGAAAAATGCCGAGCAGGGGCGTACAGGGGATGACATTTTGCAAAAA